The Hymenobacter baengnokdamensis genome includes a region encoding these proteins:
- a CDS encoding penicillin acylase family protein: MQKIYTLLLLLAAGQASAQTFTPAEIARWKQQAQRVSIVRDTWGVPHITGKTDADAVFGLLYSQCEDDFARVEDNYITALGRQAEVQGEAALYEDLRQRLFLDSARAVGIYQRSPRWMKDLLHAFADGTNYYLATHPTVQPRLLHRFQPWMPLLFSEGSIGGNVSVVPVERLKAFYSQPKGTSWQRPLPDPLQADREPVGSNGFAIGPAKSASGHPLLLINPHTSFYFRSEVQLTSAAGLNAYGAVTWGQFFVYQGFNEKCGWMHTSSQADSMDEYLETVSQQGGKYFYQYEGKQVPMPTDTLSLYYVKDGRRQRRHFTTYRTPHGPVVGQQGDKWVTVKMMDTPLEALEQSYLRTKAHDYASFREVMRLNGNASNNTVFADNTGTIAYWHGNFMPRRPAGYDWNQPVDGSTKATEWQGLHKVEELVQVRNPASGFIQNCNSTPYTVSGPGSSPDKLNYPPYMAPDAENYRGINAVRVLSRKQAFTLDTLIAAADDPHLAGFEELLPALFNDYQLTIDAPGGTAPEGVGEAIDLLRRWNLNYSATSTAQTLAIYWAERLQRLARTRLPAGQSPSYLAFTAFVIAHTSPEEKLTALAETQAQLTRDFGSWKVAWGEVNRYQRLTGRINETFDDQQPSRPVAFTSSAWGSLAAFGAHTYPGTKKRYGNVGNSFVAVVEFGPRVVARSVVTGGQASRPADKHFTDQAPLYCEGKFKDVWFYPEDVAKHVERQYHPGE, from the coding sequence ATGCAAAAAATCTATACTTTACTCTTGCTGCTGGCAGCCGGCCAGGCCAGCGCCCAGACATTTACCCCCGCCGAAATAGCCCGCTGGAAGCAGCAGGCCCAGCGCGTCAGCATCGTGCGCGATACCTGGGGCGTGCCCCACATCACGGGCAAGACCGATGCGGATGCCGTATTCGGCCTGCTCTACAGCCAGTGCGAAGACGATTTTGCGCGGGTCGAGGACAACTACATCACGGCGCTGGGCCGGCAGGCCGAAGTGCAGGGTGAGGCTGCCCTCTACGAAGACCTGCGTCAGCGCCTGTTTCTCGATTCGGCGCGGGCCGTGGGTATCTACCAACGCAGCCCGCGCTGGATGAAGGACCTGCTGCACGCCTTCGCCGACGGTACCAACTACTACCTGGCCACGCACCCCACCGTGCAGCCCCGGCTGCTGCACCGCTTCCAGCCCTGGATGCCGCTGCTCTTCAGCGAGGGCAGCATTGGCGGCAACGTGAGCGTGGTGCCTGTAGAGCGGCTCAAGGCGTTTTACAGCCAGCCCAAAGGCACGTCGTGGCAGCGCCCCCTGCCCGACCCCCTGCAAGCCGACCGCGAGCCGGTGGGCTCCAACGGCTTCGCCATCGGGCCGGCCAAAAGCGCCAGCGGCCACCCGCTGCTGCTTATCAACCCCCACACGTCTTTTTATTTTCGCTCCGAAGTGCAACTGACCAGCGCCGCGGGCCTCAACGCCTACGGGGCCGTGACCTGGGGACAGTTCTTTGTTTACCAGGGCTTCAATGAGAAATGCGGCTGGATGCACACCTCCAGCCAAGCCGACTCGATGGACGAATACCTCGAAACGGTGAGCCAGCAAGGCGGCAAGTATTTTTATCAGTACGAGGGCAAGCAGGTGCCGATGCCCACCGATACATTGTCTTTATACTATGTAAAGGACGGCCGGCGGCAGCGCCGGCACTTCACTACCTACCGCACGCCGCACGGCCCGGTAGTGGGCCAGCAGGGCGATAAGTGGGTGACCGTAAAAATGATGGATACCCCGCTCGAAGCCCTGGAGCAGAGCTACCTGCGCACCAAGGCCCACGACTACGCCAGCTTTCGGGAGGTGATGCGCCTGAACGGCAACGCCTCCAACAACACCGTTTTTGCCGACAATACCGGCACCATTGCCTACTGGCACGGCAACTTTATGCCCCGCCGCCCGGCCGGCTACGACTGGAACCAACCCGTCGACGGCAGCACCAAAGCCACCGAGTGGCAAGGCCTGCACAAGGTGGAGGAGCTGGTGCAGGTGCGCAACCCCGCCAGCGGCTTTATCCAGAACTGCAACTCGACGCCCTACACCGTCTCCGGCCCCGGCAGCAGCCCCGATAAGCTGAACTATCCGCCCTACATGGCGCCCGATGCCGAAAACTACCGGGGCATTAACGCGGTGCGGGTGCTGAGCCGCAAGCAAGCCTTCACGCTTGATACGCTCATCGCGGCGGCCGACGACCCGCACCTGGCGGGGTTTGAGGAGCTGCTGCCGGCCTTGTTTAATGACTACCAGCTGACCATCGACGCGCCCGGCGGCACGGCACCCGAAGGAGTAGGGGAGGCCATCGACCTGCTGCGCCGCTGGAACCTGAACTACAGCGCCACCTCCACCGCCCAAACGCTGGCCATCTACTGGGCCGAGCGGCTCCAGCGGCTGGCGCGCACCCGCCTGCCCGCCGGCCAGAGCCCCAGCTACCTGGCCTTTACCGCCTTCGTCATCGCCCACACCTCACCCGAGGAAAAGCTTACCGCCCTGGCCGAAACCCAGGCCCAGCTCACCCGCGATTTTGGCAGCTGGAAAGTAGCCTGGGGCGAAGTAAACCGCTACCAGCGCCTGACCGGCAGGATTAACGAAACCTTCGACGACCAGCAGCCCAGCCGGCCGGTGGCCTTCACTTCGTCGGCCTGGGGCTCGCTGGCGGCTTTCGGGGCGCATACTTACCCCGGCACCAAAAAGCGCTACGGCAACGTCGGCAACAGCTTCGTGGCGGTGGTCGAGTTTGGCCCCCGCGTGGTGGCCCGCTCGGTGGTAACCGGCGGCCAGGCCAGTCGCCCCGCCGATAAGCACTTCACCGACCAGGCCCCGCTGTACTGCGAAGGGAAGTTTAAGGACGTGTGGTTTTACCCCGAAGACGTGGCCAAGCACGTCGAGCGGCAGTACCATCCGGGCGAGTAG
- a CDS encoding LysR substrate-binding domain-containing protein: MSDFRLRVFAAVARHLSFTKAGQELFISQPAVTRHIRELEAQYRQRLLERLGNRVALTEAGRLLLAHAESAAAAQRQLEEQLDALRDPGAAAGRLRLGSSTTLSQYVLPGWLPAFQQRYPQVLLTLHNANSEQIADGLLRGDLDLGFVEGRSRSRDLHYELLLPDELVAVRRATPAGSPAVPLPLAEALAHPLILRERGSGTLEVLEFALRELKVRLSSLKVACYLNSTEAIKGYLEAAPDALGFVSRRALTRELAAGQLEIVPIAGLRLPRQFEAVWVQGEPLSRAAQRFLSFAHSQC; the protein is encoded by the coding sequence ATGTCCGATTTTCGCTTGCGCGTGTTTGCCGCCGTGGCCCGGCACCTGAGCTTTACCAAGGCCGGGCAGGAGCTGTTTATCAGCCAGCCGGCCGTGACGCGGCACATCCGCGAGCTGGAAGCGCAGTACCGCCAGCGCCTGCTCGAGCGCCTCGGCAACCGGGTAGCGCTCACCGAGGCCGGCCGCCTGCTGCTGGCCCACGCCGAAAGCGCTGCCGCCGCCCAGCGGCAGCTCGAAGAGCAGCTGGATGCCCTGCGCGACCCCGGCGCCGCCGCGGGCCGGCTGCGCCTGGGCTCCAGCACCACGCTCAGCCAGTACGTGCTGCCCGGCTGGCTGCCGGCTTTTCAGCAGCGCTACCCGCAGGTGCTGCTGACCCTGCACAATGCCAACTCCGAGCAGATTGCCGACGGCCTGCTGCGCGGCGACCTCGACCTGGGCTTCGTGGAAGGCCGCTCGCGCTCGCGCGACCTGCACTACGAGCTGCTGCTGCCCGATGAGCTGGTAGCCGTGCGCCGGGCCACGCCGGCTGGGTCGCCCGCCGTGCCCCTGCCGCTGGCCGAAGCGCTGGCGCACCCGCTCATCCTGCGCGAGCGCGGCTCGGGTACCCTCGAAGTGCTGGAATTTGCCCTGCGCGAGCTGAAAGTCAGGCTCAGCAGCCTGAAGGTAGCGTGTTACCTGAATAGTACGGAGGCCATCAAAGGCTACCTGGAAGCCGCCCCCGACGCCCTGGGCTTCGTATCGCGGCGGGCGCTTACCCGCGAGCTGGCGGCCGGCCAGCTGGAGATTGTGCCCATCGCAGGCCTGCGCTTACCCCGGCAGTTTGAGGCCGTGTGGGTGCAGGGGGAGCCCCTTTCACGGGCCGCGCAGCGCTTTCTAAGCTTTGCCCACAGTCAATGCTGA
- a CDS encoding metal-dependent hydrolase family protein, whose translation MRLLILLCCLLPGFTWAQTATLLHPAAVFDGQVLHPGWVVLVEGQKITAAGPAAQVTAPAGARTLELPGLTLLPGLIEGHSHLLLHPYNETSWNEQVLNEPLALRVARATVHAQKTLLAGFTTTRDLGTEGAGYADVGLRQAIDEGIIPGPRLLVATRALVATGSYGPHLAAVEDLPQGAQEADGVDNLVRAVREQIGHGADVIKVYADYRWGPGGAAQPTYSLEELTLIVQTARSAGRGVVAHSSTAEGMRRAVLAGVETIEHGDGGTPEVFKLMKERGVALCPTVAASDAISRYRGWKKGQGPDPQRITEKHRAVQAARQAGVTFAMGGDVGVFPHGDNALEMELLVQDYGFTPLEVLRQATSGNAHIFHLADRGRIAAGLLADLVAVAGDPTQQVQALRQVQLVMKGGVLYKQP comes from the coding sequence ATGCGCTTGCTGATTCTACTATGCTGCCTGCTGCCCGGCTTCACCTGGGCTCAAACCGCCACCCTGCTGCACCCCGCCGCCGTGTTCGACGGCCAGGTGCTGCACCCCGGCTGGGTGGTGCTGGTAGAGGGCCAGAAAATAACGGCCGCCGGCCCGGCCGCGCAGGTGACTGCCCCGGCCGGCGCGCGCACCCTGGAGCTGCCCGGCCTCACGCTGCTGCCCGGCCTCATCGAAGGGCATTCGCACCTGCTGCTGCACCCCTACAACGAAACCAGCTGGAACGAGCAGGTGCTGAACGAGCCGCTGGCGCTGCGCGTGGCCCGCGCCACCGTGCACGCCCAAAAAACCTTGCTGGCCGGCTTCACCACCACCCGCGACCTCGGCACCGAAGGTGCGGGCTACGCCGATGTGGGCCTCAGGCAAGCCATTGACGAGGGTATTATTCCGGGCCCGCGCCTGCTGGTGGCCACGCGGGCGCTGGTAGCTACCGGCAGCTACGGCCCCCACCTAGCCGCCGTGGAAGACCTGCCCCAGGGCGCCCAGGAGGCCGATGGCGTCGATAACTTGGTGCGGGCCGTGCGGGAGCAAATCGGCCACGGGGCCGACGTGATAAAGGTGTATGCCGACTACCGCTGGGGCCCCGGCGGCGCGGCGCAGCCCACGTATTCGCTCGAAGAGCTGACGCTGATAGTACAGACGGCCCGCTCGGCCGGGCGCGGCGTGGTGGCCCACTCCAGCACCGCCGAAGGCATGCGCCGCGCCGTGCTGGCCGGCGTCGAAACCATCGAGCACGGCGACGGCGGCACGCCCGAGGTCTTCAAATTGATGAAGGAGCGCGGCGTGGCGCTGTGCCCCACGGTGGCCGCTTCGGATGCCATCTCGCGCTACCGGGGCTGGAAAAAAGGCCAGGGCCCCGACCCGCAGCGCATTACGGAGAAGCACCGCGCCGTGCAGGCCGCCCGCCAGGCTGGCGTAACGTTTGCGATGGGCGGCGACGTGGGCGTGTTTCCGCACGGCGACAACGCCCTGGAAATGGAATTGCTGGTGCAGGACTACGGCTTTACGCCCCTCGAAGTATTGCGCCAGGCCACCAGCGGCAACGCCCACATTTTTCACCTCGCCGACCGCGGCCGCATCGCCGCCGGCCTGCTCGCCGACCTCGTGGCCGTGGCCGGCGACCCCACCCAGCAAGTGCAGGCCCTGCGCCAGGTGCAGCTCGTGATGAAGGGCGGCGTGCTTTATAAGCAACCTTAG
- a CDS encoding DUF2256 domain-containing protein, which yields MAASLKKGQLPTKLCATCGRPFEYRKKWRNNWEEVRYCGEKCQRNKQNTDYPVKINQ from the coding sequence ATGGCTGCTTCGCTGAAAAAAGGCCAGCTCCCCACCAAACTATGCGCTACCTGCGGCCGGCCTTTTGAGTACCGCAAGAAATGGCGCAATAACTGGGAAGAGGTGAGATATTGCGGGGAAAAATGCCAGCGCAACAAGCAAAATACTGATTATCCAGTAAAAATTAACCAGTAA
- a CDS encoding YeiH family protein, translating into MPLLLSPPTHPADLPRPGTSTDKPASTPLPEPGEPAGFRHYFHAPHRLLGRTITLRQVAFGVLLVLCLTPWASPPVALALGLGLAQTLGNPFPAFTKSLTKNLLQFSVIGLGFGMNAQAAVQAGREGLLFTVVSIFGTLTLGYFIGKWLGLGRRVVHLISCGTAICGGSAIAAVGPVLRAKDEEMSVALGTIFVLNAIALFAFPPIGHALALTQNQFGLWCAIAIHDTSSVVGAAKVYGDQALQVATTVKLARALWIIPVSIGTSLLFKQQEVKVKIPYFIFGFIGAMLLNTFVPAVRPLGPVLVGLAKIGLTLTLFFIGAGLSARVVRSVGARPYVLGLLLWLVISVGSLCVIMRVV; encoded by the coding sequence ATGCCGCTGCTGCTTTCCCCACCCACCCACCCGGCCGACCTGCCCCGGCCGGGTACTTCGACCGATAAACCGGCCTCCACCCCGCTGCCTGAGCCGGGTGAGCCGGCCGGATTTCGGCACTATTTCCACGCGCCGCACCGCCTGCTGGGGCGCACCATCACCCTGCGGCAGGTGGCATTTGGGGTGCTGCTGGTACTTTGCCTCACGCCCTGGGCCTCGCCGCCCGTTGCGCTGGCGCTGGGGTTAGGGCTGGCTCAGACGCTCGGTAATCCGTTCCCGGCCTTTACCAAGTCGCTGACCAAGAATCTGCTGCAATTTTCAGTTATCGGCCTGGGTTTTGGCATGAACGCCCAGGCGGCAGTGCAGGCCGGCCGCGAGGGGCTGCTGTTCACAGTGGTTTCCATCTTCGGCACGCTCACCCTGGGCTACTTTATTGGCAAATGGCTGGGGCTGGGGCGGCGCGTGGTGCACCTTATCTCGTGCGGCACTGCCATCTGCGGGGGCTCGGCCATCGCGGCCGTCGGCCCGGTGCTGCGGGCCAAAGATGAAGAGATGTCGGTTGCGCTGGGTACCATATTCGTGCTCAATGCCATTGCCTTGTTTGCCTTTCCACCCATCGGCCACGCCCTGGCCCTGACCCAAAACCAGTTTGGCCTGTGGTGCGCCATTGCCATTCATGATACATCGTCGGTGGTAGGTGCCGCCAAAGTATACGGCGACCAGGCGCTGCAAGTAGCCACCACCGTCAAGCTGGCCCGTGCCCTCTGGATTATCCCCGTGTCTATCGGCACTTCCCTGCTGTTTAAGCAGCAGGAAGTAAAGGTGAAGATTCCATATTTCATCTTTGGCTTTATCGGGGCTATGCTGCTCAATACCTTCGTGCCGGCCGTGCGGCCGCTGGGGCCGGTGCTGGTAGGCCTGGCCAAAATCGGCCTCACGCTCACGCTGTTCTTTATCGGCGCGGGGCTGTCGGCCAGGGTAGTGCGCTCGGTAGGAGCGCGGCCCTACGTGCTGGGCCTGCTGCTGTGGCTGGTGATTTCGGTGGGCTCGCTCTGCGTCATTATGCGGGTAGTGTAA
- a CDS encoding molybdopterin-dependent oxidoreductase has translation MTQEVTPSPENPIPPGSSPDAALDREATRRTRRSFIGLGLAGLGGVLGWRYLLGRPDADGTPAPFRRVMDANSRLTAAYFRETRLAPEFAKSLAVREVRTNGDAGLQSPLDLAAWRLAVQPYGGGNAREFTLADIKALPRIEMTTQLKCIEGWSIIVNWAGTRFVDFLARYPLATRSGQPIKDIANPPADLAPYVSLVTPDEEYYVGLDMHSAIHPQTLLCYEINGQPLSLEHGAPLRLVTPLKYGIKHLKRIGTISFADTRPDDYWAEQGYDWDSGH, from the coding sequence ATGACTCAGGAAGTAACGCCCTCGCCCGAAAATCCCATTCCGCCAGGCTCTTCGCCCGATGCGGCGCTCGACCGGGAGGCTACGCGCCGCACCCGGCGCTCGTTTATTGGCCTGGGCTTGGCCGGGCTGGGCGGCGTGCTGGGCTGGCGCTACCTGCTCGGCCGCCCCGACGCCGACGGCACGCCCGCGCCCTTCCGGCGCGTAATGGATGCCAATAGCCGCCTCACGGCGGCGTATTTCCGCGAAACGCGGCTGGCCCCCGAGTTTGCCAAAAGCCTGGCCGTGCGCGAGGTGCGCACCAACGGCGACGCCGGCTTGCAGTCGCCCCTCGACCTGGCCGCCTGGCGCCTGGCCGTGCAGCCCTACGGCGGCGGCAACGCCCGCGAGTTTACCCTGGCTGACATCAAGGCCCTGCCGCGCATTGAGATGACCACCCAACTCAAGTGCATCGAGGGCTGGAGCATTATCGTAAACTGGGCCGGGACGCGCTTCGTCGATTTCCTGGCCAGATACCCGTTGGCCACCCGCAGCGGCCAGCCCATCAAAGACATAGCCAACCCGCCCGCCGACCTGGCCCCCTACGTGAGCCTGGTAACGCCCGATGAGGAATATTACGTGGGCCTGGACATGCACAGTGCTATTCATCCGCAAACCCTACTCTGCTACGAGATTAACGGCCAGCCCCTTAGCCTGGAGCACGGCGCGCCCCTACGCTTGGTTACGCCGCTCAAGTACGGCATCAAGCACCTCAAGCGCATCGGCACCATTTCCTTTGCCGATACCCGCCCCGACGACTACTGGGCCGAGCAGGGGTACGACTGGGACTCGGGACATTAA
- a CDS encoding acyl-CoA thioesterase produces the protein MPHNQSYTVRWAELDPNGHMRHSAYADFAADQRVSWLASLGFDIKRFGELRLGPILFREETKYLKELHGGEQIRVDGRVTAGTPDGSRWTIEHNLYKADGRLAATVTVDGAWLDLDRRKLTVPPAELAQAMAVEEK, from the coding sequence ATGCCACATAATCAGAGCTATACCGTGCGCTGGGCCGAGCTGGACCCCAACGGCCACATGCGCCACTCCGCCTACGCCGATTTTGCCGCCGACCAGCGCGTGAGCTGGCTGGCCAGCCTGGGCTTCGACATCAAGCGCTTTGGCGAGCTGCGCCTCGGCCCCATCCTCTTCCGCGAAGAAACCAAATACCTTAAGGAGCTGCACGGCGGCGAGCAGATTCGGGTAGATGGCCGCGTAACCGCCGGCACGCCCGACGGCTCGCGCTGGACCATAGAGCATAATCTATATAAGGCCGATGGCCGCCTCGCCGCCACCGTTACCGTTGATGGCGCCTGGCTCGACCTCGACCGCCGCAAGCTCACCGTGCCGCCCGCCGAGCTGGCCCAGGCAATGGCCGTGGAGGAAAAGTAA
- a CDS encoding DinB family protein, producing the protein MTNRLHLLIEQLDRATENALATAEALGARAYVHPVPGQWAAAQVIHHLLTAEKSITGALRHALAADHGGWQLAGVKHRIRAILLRLALRLPGLRFKVPPTLLPPPDPSTIAPLPELRAEWAGVRRQLEQVLHEFPGTKLNHTVFRHPRAGWLTIGQTVASVLDHTLHHQQQLNRISKVLKK; encoded by the coding sequence ATGACCAATCGTTTACACCTGCTGATTGAGCAGCTCGACCGCGCTACCGAAAATGCCCTGGCTACGGCCGAGGCGCTGGGGGCCCGCGCTTACGTGCATCCGGTGCCGGGCCAGTGGGCGGCGGCCCAGGTAATTCACCACTTGCTTACGGCCGAGAAAAGTATTACCGGGGCGCTGCGCCACGCGCTGGCGGCCGACCACGGCGGCTGGCAGCTGGCAGGCGTCAAGCATCGCATTCGGGCTATACTACTGCGCCTGGCGCTGCGCCTGCCGGGCCTGCGCTTTAAGGTGCCCCCTACTCTGCTGCCCCCGCCCGACCCCTCCACCATTGCGCCGCTGCCCGAGCTGCGCGCCGAGTGGGCCGGGGTCCGGCGCCAGCTGGAGCAGGTGCTGCACGAGTTTCCGGGCACCAAGCTCAACCACACCGTTTTCCGGCATCCGCGCGCCGGTTGGCTCACCATTGGCCAGACTGTGGCCTCGGTGCTCGACCACACCCTGCACCATCAGCAGCAGCTCAATCGGATTAGCAAGGTCCTGAAGAAGTAG
- a CDS encoding cytochrome b/b6 domain-containing protein, which yields MKKLVEKHPLAIRWFHWVNFPVLALMIWSGLWIYWANDIYRLGWGDTTLYKFFPQSFYDATHLDHKLAQGMAWHFLLMWVFFLNGLLYVLYTLFSGEWRYLLPNRHSVREAIEVTLHDLGLRKAAPPVQKYNGAQRIAYTAVIVMGLGSLLTGLAIYKPTQFGWLTQGLGGYEAARVEHFVLTVGYVLFFIVHVAQVGRAGWNNFRSMVAGFEMEEVPAPAVGAGGPVLTQRQPDARV from the coding sequence ATGAAAAAACTTGTCGAAAAGCACCCGCTGGCCATTCGCTGGTTTCACTGGGTGAACTTTCCCGTGCTGGCGCTCATGATTTGGAGCGGCCTGTGGATATATTGGGCAAATGATATATACCGCCTGGGCTGGGGCGATACCACGCTCTACAAGTTTTTCCCGCAGTCGTTCTACGACGCTACCCACCTCGACCACAAGCTGGCGCAGGGCATGGCCTGGCACTTTCTGCTGATGTGGGTATTCTTTCTGAATGGCTTGCTCTACGTGCTCTATACCTTGTTTTCGGGCGAGTGGCGCTACCTGCTGCCCAACCGGCATTCCGTGCGCGAAGCTATTGAGGTGACGCTGCACGACCTGGGCCTGCGCAAAGCGGCCCCGCCGGTGCAGAAGTACAACGGGGCGCAGCGCATTGCCTACACTGCCGTTATTGTCATGGGGCTGGGCTCGCTGCTCACCGGCCTGGCTATTTATAAGCCCACGCAGTTTGGCTGGCTCACGCAGGGGCTGGGCGGCTACGAGGCCGCCCGCGTCGAGCATTTTGTGCTGACGGTGGGCTACGTGCTGTTCTTTATCGTGCACGTGGCGCAGGTGGGCCGCGCCGGCTGGAATAATTTCCGCTCCATGGTAGCAGGTTTTGAGATGGAGGAGGTGCCCGCGCCGGCGGTTGGAGCCGGCGGCCCCGTGCTCACCCAGCGTCAGCCCGATGCCAGGGTTTAG
- a CDS encoding class I SAM-dependent methyltransferase, with amino-acid sequence MSHEAPDLIGQALLDYQHGHHAAALTVQCSAADEEALPAAYFFRILLAMPELERQALDECRGRVLDLGAGAGCHSLELQSRGFTDVKAIDHSAGAVQVMQARGVRQVARHDIFAPRAPQEAPYDTILMLMNGLGLAGTLEGLDRFLAHARTLLAPDGQILATSSDISYLYEDEDGALVFNLNGPYYGEVEYTFQYKGQSGQPFPWLFIDASLLEDAARQAGYEVDFLGEDEGGQYLVRLTLVGGFEAGIE; translated from the coding sequence ATGTCCCACGAAGCTCCCGACCTCATCGGCCAGGCCCTGCTCGATTATCAGCACGGCCACCACGCGGCCGCCCTCACCGTGCAGTGCAGCGCCGCCGACGAGGAGGCGCTGCCCGCCGCTTACTTTTTTCGTATCCTGCTCGCCATGCCCGAGCTCGAGCGCCAGGCCCTCGACGAGTGCCGGGGCCGCGTGCTCGACCTCGGGGCCGGCGCGGGCTGCCATTCGCTGGAGCTGCAAAGCCGGGGCTTTACCGACGTAAAGGCCATCGACCACTCGGCCGGGGCCGTGCAGGTGATGCAGGCCCGCGGCGTGCGCCAGGTGGCCCGGCACGACATCTTTGCGCCCCGCGCGCCGCAGGAAGCGCCCTACGACACTATCCTGATGCTGATGAACGGCCTCGGGCTGGCCGGCACCCTCGAAGGCCTCGACAGGTTTCTGGCCCACGCCCGTACCCTGCTCGCGCCCGACGGCCAGATTCTGGCTACCTCGTCCGACATCAGCTACCTCTACGAAGACGAGGACGGGGCGCTGGTGTTCAATCTCAACGGTCCGTATTACGGCGAGGTCGAGTACACCTTTCAGTACAAAGGCCAGAGCGGGCAGCCTTTCCCGTGGCTGTTTATTGATGCTTCCCTGCTCGAAGACGCGGCCCGCCAAGCCGGCTACGAAGTAGATTTTCTGGGCGAAGACGAAGGCGGCCAGTACCTGGTGCGCCTCACCCTGGTGGGCGGCTTCGAGGCGGGCATTGAGTAA
- a CDS encoding pectinesterase family protein has translation MLTWLVARASWAQATSKAQVVVAQNGSGDFQTIQAAINSLATAGGPLPVVFVKNGIYHEKVTVDGMPGLVLRGQSERGVVITISQSNAGFRCDPANATRWDVATLNLRNSPDVTLEKLTVVNSYGADHPQGETIACPGAPNGQKTVASADHQMALYTAANTTRLRVQHCTFRTLGNDTVSPWDKETGMYYFKDCTLEGSVDFYCPRGWAYAENCRFICHNLNAAIWHDGSANWEAKTVLKNCTFSGDAGFKLGRYHHEAQFYLLNCRFARTMADADIYPAPSGDSAPRWGRRVYYYNCHRQGGDYSWLRNNLDTADQAPTPEQITANWTFGGHWNVDPNAPPLPAPPPSK, from the coding sequence ATGCTTACCTGGCTGGTAGCCAGGGCCAGCTGGGCGCAGGCTACCAGCAAAGCCCAGGTAGTAGTGGCGCAAAATGGCTCGGGCGATTTTCAAACCATTCAGGCGGCTATCAACAGCCTGGCGACGGCGGGCGGGCCTTTGCCGGTGGTGTTTGTTAAAAATGGCATTTACCACGAAAAAGTAACCGTTGACGGCATGCCCGGCCTGGTGCTGCGCGGCCAAAGTGAGCGGGGCGTGGTCATCACTATTTCGCAGTCGAATGCCGGCTTTCGCTGCGACCCGGCCAATGCCACCCGTTGGGACGTGGCCACCCTGAACCTGCGCAACAGCCCCGACGTGACCCTGGAAAAGCTGACCGTCGTCAACAGCTACGGGGCCGACCATCCGCAGGGTGAAACCATTGCCTGCCCCGGCGCTCCCAACGGCCAGAAAACGGTGGCCAGCGCCGACCACCAGATGGCGCTCTACACGGCCGCCAACACCACGCGCTTACGCGTGCAGCACTGCACCTTTCGCACCCTGGGCAACGACACTGTCAGCCCCTGGGACAAGGAAACGGGCATGTATTACTTCAAGGACTGCACCCTCGAAGGTTCGGTGGATTTTTATTGCCCGCGCGGCTGGGCCTACGCCGAGAACTGCCGCTTTATCTGCCACAACCTCAATGCCGCCATCTGGCACGATGGCTCGGCGAACTGGGAGGCCAAAACGGTGCTCAAAAACTGCACTTTCAGCGGCGATGCGGGCTTTAAGCTGGGCCGCTACCACCACGAGGCGCAGTTTTACCTGCTCAACTGCCGCTTTGCCCGCACAATGGCCGATGCCGACATTTATCCGGCCCCCTCGGGCGACTCGGCCCCGCGCTGGGGCCGGCGCGTGTATTACTACAATTGCCACCGCCAGGGCGGCGACTACAGCTGGCTGCGTAATAACCTGGATACGGCCGACCAGGCCCCCACTCCGGAGCAGATTACCGCCAACTGGACTTTCGGCGGGCACTGGAACGTGGACCCTAACGCGCCGCCGTTGCCCGCACCGCCACCTTCCAAGTAA